The Acidianus manzaensis genome has a window encoding:
- a CDS encoding MarR family winged helix-turn-helix transcriptional regulator — MENWEIILKGNRKLKDLLQKEAKKLGLSYTEVSTLYFLRSGEKNVSELAKLIGVNKSTMVEVLDKLDSIGMITRTRDEKDRRVVKVIATDKGIDALNRVRHNYRELINEILNESHGDIVKFFQIVLDRATEKQEN; from the coding sequence TTGGAAAATTGGGAAATTATACTGAAGGGGAACAGAAAGCTGAAAGATCTGTTACAAAAGGAAGCTAAAAAACTAGGATTATCTTATACTGAAGTATCTACTCTTTATTTTTTAAGATCTGGAGAGAAAAATGTAAGCGAACTTGCAAAACTTATCGGTGTTAATAAATCTACAATGGTAGAAGTTTTAGATAAATTAGATTCTATAGGAATGATAACTAGAACCAGAGATGAAAAAGATAGAAGAGTTGTGAAAGTAATTGCTACTGATAAAGGTATAGATGCTTTAAATAGAGTAAGACATAATTATAGGGAATTAATCAATGAAATACTAAACGAATCACATGGAGATATAGTAAAATTCTTTCAAATAGTATTAGATAGAGCAACAGAAAAACAAGAAAATTAA
- a CDS encoding MFS transporter: protein MKKEEEKMKSLVIVIASLLTVLEWTSFFSAGILSAIYFSKLIGILSAFLIFFSGFIGRPLGAMVFGLVGDKFGRKVSLLLTSLFLILGNLGLFSNLTIFILIGVILMGFSLGGEWSSASVIVAETSAFKAFWVSFIQIGVPAGLLLSSILALNRYAFLFFSILLVFLFILSFKINESPLFMRKSNNRFSIDFKKVIIGITVKLGESSTFYFFASFSLAYLLLQGFRSTMIFLFSTAIEEIFLILIFGHLSDIKGRKTVSYFGFLLMIISIIFFVIFSVHKNYLGVLFSFLIFGIGDSATYSAQGTILSELFMTENRTLSAGISYQLSAVLAGGMTPVLLSINHSTLWLIIVPCFYIMLSMLGLSFIKK from the coding sequence ATGAAGAAGGAAGAAGAAAAAATGAAGTCATTAGTAATAGTAATTGCATCTTTGCTTACAGTATTGGAATGGACGTCTTTTTTCTCTGCAGGTATTTTATCAGCTATTTACTTTTCAAAATTAATAGGTATTTTATCAGCATTCTTAATTTTTTTCTCAGGTTTTATAGGTAGACCTTTAGGGGCTATGGTTTTTGGTTTAGTTGGAGATAAATTTGGAAGAAAGGTCTCTCTTTTACTTACGAGTCTTTTTTTAATTTTAGGTAATTTAGGCTTATTCTCTAATTTAACTATTTTTATTTTAATAGGAGTCATTTTAATGGGATTTAGTTTAGGTGGGGAATGGAGCAGTGCATCAGTGATTGTAGCAGAAACTTCTGCTTTTAAAGCATTTTGGGTAAGCTTTATACAGATTGGAGTACCTGCCGGCTTGCTTTTATCTTCTATTTTAGCTTTAAATAGATACGCATTTCTATTTTTTTCTATATTATTAGTATTTTTATTTATTCTCTCTTTTAAAATTAATGAAAGTCCTTTATTTATGCGTAAATCTAATAATCGTTTTTCAATAGATTTTAAAAAGGTTATTATTGGAATAACTGTAAAATTAGGTGAAAGTTCTACATTTTATTTCTTTGCTTCATTTTCCTTAGCATATTTATTACTTCAAGGTTTTAGATCAACTATGATTTTTCTATTCAGTACTGCGATAGAGGAGATTTTTCTTATTCTTATATTTGGTCATTTATCTGATATTAAAGGAAGAAAAACCGTGTCATATTTTGGATTTCTTTTAATGATTATTAGTATCATATTCTTTGTTATTTTTTCTGTGCATAAAAATTATCTTGGCGTATTGTTTTCTTTTCTTATTTTTGGTATAGGAGATTCAGCTACGTATTCTGCTCAAGGTACAATACTATCTGAATTATTTATGACTGAAAATAGAACTTTATCAGCTGGAATATCTTATCAATTATCTGCAGTATTAGCCGGCGGGATGACACCAGTATTATTATCTATAAATCATAGTACTTTATGGTTAATAATTGTTCCATGCTTTTACATTATGTTATCCATGTTAGGATTAAGCTTTATTAAAAAATAA
- a CDS encoding M48 family metallopeptidase codes for MVTRYWLRYYLISFIVIAILDIVISSIIQINIPFFYIIQIIIIFASWYFISPLLMILLLKMKRSNKEIYDLVDQVARQFNLKTPRTYISYVNFPNALAFGNIIFRGMAITEPLLSFLNDDEVRAVIAHELSHLKNHDPETLILSLIGITSVYSFLIQTFPSFTALIVLLYFFGFFPLFFAIHRFVEKRADLTAVKHGNFSVPLQTALIKIAYLSDKVPYPILKNFPELQILFMKYDIMNQDTGTGFFATHPSVSERLRYLSKYE; via the coding sequence ATGGTAACTAGATATTGGTTAAGATACTATCTGATTTCATTCATAGTCATAGCTATTTTAGATATAGTTATATCAAGTATTATTCAGATCAATATACCATTCTTCTATATAATTCAGATAATCATTATATTTGCTTCTTGGTATTTTATTTCTCCTTTATTAATGATCTTATTACTTAAAATGAAAAGAAGTAATAAAGAAATTTACGATCTTGTAGATCAAGTCGCAAGACAATTTAATTTGAAAACTCCTCGTACATATATTTCTTATGTTAATTTTCCTAATGCTTTAGCTTTTGGTAATATTATTTTTAGAGGCATGGCAATTACTGAGCCTCTTCTATCTTTTCTTAATGATGACGAAGTGAGAGCAGTAATTGCTCATGAACTATCTCATTTAAAGAACCATGATCCTGAAACTTTAATTTTATCCCTAATTGGGATAACCTCAGTTTATTCTTTTCTCATCCAGACTTTTCCTTCCTTTACTGCTCTTATTGTTTTACTTTATTTCTTTGGTTTTTTTCCGTTATTTTTCGCAATACATAGATTTGTAGAAAAAAGAGCTGATTTAACTGCAGTAAAACATGGTAATTTTTCAGTACCATTACAGACTGCGTTAATAAAAATTGCATATTTAAGTGATAAAGTGCCTTACCCAATTTTAAAGAATTTTCCAGAGTTACAGATCTTATTTATGAAATATGATATAATGAACCAAGATACTGGAACAGGATTTTTTGCTACCCATCCTAGTGTAAGTGAAAGATTACGATATCTAAGTAAATATGAGTAA
- a CDS encoding Ldh family oxidoreductase: MVNIKVDDLKNLLLELLEKRDIEGKEIIVDHFIEAELRGHSSHGVQRIIPLIKGIELNTIRRRVSYRIVKESQFSILIDANHSIGIVLWNNLISQDLPSSYVIAVRNASHIGFLGYYTRRLANAGFISIMFGNAEPAVVMPGKNTKILSTTPLSIGIPSNPPVVLDMALSSTARGKIIEAQRKGVSIPYGVAVDSKGEITTDPNEALKGGILPMGGEKGFYLMITLELLTAYITGSAIGPQVKGVLNTENPSNKGEVMIIINSNLFEKNNNAILYMRNLIGSLPGDRGEKLSKRNEIEIDNSLYNMLLELNKKVPYFT; the protein is encoded by the coding sequence ATCGTGAACATTAAGGTAGACGATTTAAAAAATCTCCTTTTAGAATTATTGGAGAAAAGAGATATTGAAGGGAAAGAAATTATTGTAGACCATTTTATTGAGGCAGAATTAAGAGGGCATTCTTCGCATGGAGTTCAAAGAATTATTCCTTTAATAAAGGGAATAGAATTAAATACAATCAGAAGAAGAGTAAGTTACAGAATTGTTAAAGAATCACAATTTTCGATTTTAATTGATGCAAATCATAGCATAGGTATAGTACTATGGAATAATTTAATTTCACAGGATCTTCCATCTTCATATGTTATAGCAGTTAGAAATGCTTCTCATATAGGATTTCTAGGATATTATACAAGAAGATTAGCTAATGCTGGTTTTATTTCTATAATGTTTGGAAATGCAGAACCAGCTGTAGTAATGCCTGGAAAGAATACTAAAATTCTTTCTACTACGCCATTAAGTATTGGAATACCTTCTAATCCTCCAGTAGTTTTAGACATGGCATTATCATCTACAGCAAGAGGTAAAATAATAGAAGCACAAAGAAAAGGAGTTAGCATACCTTATGGTGTAGCAGTAGATTCTAAGGGAGAAATTACTACAGATCCTAACGAAGCATTGAAAGGAGGTATATTACCAATGGGTGGAGAAAAAGGATTTTATTTGATGATAACTCTTGAACTTCTTACAGCCTATATTACAGGAAGTGCTATAGGACCACAGGTAAAAGGTGTGTTAAATACTGAAAATCCATCTAATAAAGGAGAAGTTATGATTATAATTAATTCTAATCTTTTTGAAAAAAACAATAATGCTATACTATATATGAGAAACCTTATTGGTTCATTGCCTGGAGATAGGGGAGAAAAATTATCTAAAAGAAATGAAATAGAGATAGATAATTCTCTTTATAACATGTTACTAGAGTTAAATAAAAAAGTTCCATATTTTACTTAA
- the treY gene encoding malto-oligosyltrehalose synthase gives MSYRLQLNKDFNFEDVINLLDYFQKLGVEYLYLSPILQARKNSMHGYDVFDFTKVNEELGGEEKFKELAKKAKEKGLKIIVDIVPNHMALENPYLMDILKNGKNSKYSNFFDIEGDKIVLPILGEPLKEALSQNKLKIEEEGREKFLDYYGLKLPLQGEGNSIKELLEKQNYILTYWKDFEKINYRRFFDVNGLIALREENRNVFEAVHSKIFELVSKGYIQAIRVDHIDGLLKPKEYLEWLREKVGKDVLIYVEKILSSNEKLRKEWPINGTTGYDFLRDINLLFIDRDNEEIFKQIYEEFVGEELIEAINKRKAKEDVIKQLFEGDIIRVSNQIEKLTGKNYRLDIEKFLPCMEVYRTYIDEQDISWEDLEEIKKAIECSPRILTLISNKKAMMYLQELEDPIMAKGYEDTFLYRDNTLISLNEVGSDRKFGITCEEFHVRNIEREELWSKTMITTSTHDTKFSEDVRARLNALSRIPKEWKEKVFYWNLIAQKYKRNGNPSRNDEYRLYQALLGSFTEFSEEYEKRIINYMIKAVREEKIKTSWVNVNEEYENDLINFIRNILKDQEFLNSFIPFWKKINRAGAINSVSQTILKVTSPGLPDTYQGNETLTYLLVDPDNRIKVDFNKLKQKLEEVIRENPKELLKSVEDGRLKLYVTWKLLNFRKENPEFFKGYSPILIKGEKNANFCSFERNNLIVLAPLNPFDLSFENTEIEIQNKVKNIITDEEGKVEELIKDFPFGVFIKL, from the coding sequence ATGAGTTATAGACTACAATTAAATAAAGATTTCAATTTTGAAGATGTAATAAATCTTTTAGATTATTTCCAAAAACTAGGAGTAGAATATCTTTACCTATCTCCAATACTTCAAGCAAGAAAGAATAGCATGCATGGATATGATGTATTCGATTTTACTAAGGTTAATGAAGAATTAGGAGGAGAAGAAAAATTCAAAGAATTGGCAAAAAAGGCTAAAGAAAAAGGACTAAAGATAATTGTCGACATAGTTCCAAATCACATGGCGTTAGAAAATCCATATCTTATGGATATTCTAAAGAATGGAAAAAATTCAAAATATTCTAATTTCTTCGATATAGAAGGAGATAAAATAGTTTTACCAATATTAGGCGAACCTCTTAAGGAAGCGTTAAGTCAGAATAAACTTAAAATTGAAGAAGAAGGAAGAGAAAAATTCCTAGACTATTATGGACTAAAATTACCTTTACAAGGAGAAGGAAATAGCATAAAAGAACTTCTTGAAAAACAAAATTACATCTTGACATATTGGAAAGATTTTGAAAAAATTAATTATAGAAGATTTTTCGATGTAAATGGACTAATTGCTTTAAGGGAAGAAAATAGAAACGTATTTGAAGCAGTACATTCCAAAATATTTGAATTAGTTTCAAAAGGTTACATTCAAGCGATAAGAGTAGATCATATAGATGGTTTATTAAAACCTAAAGAATATTTAGAATGGCTAAGAGAAAAAGTAGGTAAAGATGTCCTTATTTATGTTGAAAAAATTCTTTCTTCAAATGAAAAACTAAGAAAAGAATGGCCAATAAATGGAACTACTGGCTATGATTTTCTTAGAGATATCAATTTATTATTTATTGATCGTGATAATGAAGAAATATTTAAACAAATTTACGAAGAATTTGTAGGAGAAGAACTCATTGAAGCAATTAATAAAAGAAAAGCTAAAGAAGACGTTATAAAGCAATTATTCGAAGGAGACATAATAAGGGTTTCGAATCAAATAGAAAAACTTACAGGAAAAAATTACAGACTTGATATAGAAAAATTCTTACCTTGTATGGAAGTATATAGAACATATATTGATGAACAAGATATAAGTTGGGAAGATTTAGAGGAAATAAAAAAGGCTATTGAATGTTCTCCTAGAATATTAACTTTAATAAGTAATAAAAAGGCAATGATGTATCTTCAAGAACTAGAAGATCCAATTATGGCCAAAGGATATGAGGATACTTTCTTATATAGAGATAATACGTTAATATCTCTAAATGAAGTGGGAAGCGACAGAAAATTCGGAATAACTTGTGAGGAATTTCATGTTAGAAATATAGAAAGAGAAGAGCTTTGGTCTAAAACTATGATAACTACTTCAACTCATGATACTAAATTTAGCGAAGATGTTAGAGCTAGATTAAACGCATTAAGTAGAATACCAAAAGAATGGAAAGAAAAAGTATTTTATTGGAATTTAATTGCACAAAAATACAAAAGAAATGGAAATCCAAGTAGGAATGATGAATATAGGCTTTATCAAGCATTATTAGGATCATTTACAGAATTTTCAGAAGAATATGAAAAAAGAATAATAAATTACATGATAAAAGCAGTGAGAGAAGAAAAAATAAAGACCTCATGGGTCAACGTAAATGAAGAGTACGAAAATGACTTGATAAATTTCATTAGAAATATCCTCAAAGATCAAGAATTTCTTAACTCTTTTATACCATTTTGGAAAAAAATCAATAGAGCCGGAGCTATAAATTCAGTATCTCAGACAATCTTAAAAGTTACATCCCCAGGATTGCCGGATACTTATCAAGGAAATGAAACTTTAACTTACTTATTAGTAGATCCAGATAATAGGATTAAAGTTGATTTTAATAAACTTAAACAAAAATTAGAAGAAGTAATTAGAGAAAATCCAAAAGAATTACTAAAGAGTGTAGAAGATGGAAGACTAAAATTATATGTAACTTGGAAACTGCTTAATTTTAGAAAAGAAAATCCAGAATTCTTTAAGGGTTATTCACCAATATTAATAAAAGGAGAAAAAAATGCAAATTTCTGCTCATTTGAAAGAAATAATTTAATAGTGTTGGCCCCATTAAATCCTTTTGACTTATCGTTTGAAAATACAGAGATAGAAATTCAAAATAAAGTTAAAAATATAATAACAGATGAGGAAGGTAAAGTTGAAGAACTGATCAAAGACTTTCCGTTTGGTGTATTTATCAAATTATAG
- the glgX gene encoding glycogen debranching protein GlgX: MAFVERPTRPGEPYPLGAKITKDGVNFVLFSENATSVELLLFSHADDKEPKEVIKLKEKTGDLWHVLVPGIIPGQLYAYKVDGPYKPEQGLRFNKNKTLIDPYAKALSGFIKWDDSLFSYKIGDPNQDLSFDERDSTQFIPKSIVISDEFDWEGDKPLGLRIPWSQTIIYETHVKGLTIKRNDVEEQYRGKFLGLASKSMISYFKDLGITSVELMPIQQFVRDKWLTDQGLTNYWGYNPIAYFAPDCGYATSCLGQQVIEFKKMVKELHSAGIEVIIDVVYNHTGEGNQLGPTLSFKGIDNTSYYMLNPENPRFYMDFTGTGNTLNLRHPRVLQMVMDSLRYWVQEMHVDGFRFDLASALARELYNVNMLSTFFVAIQQDPILSRVKLIAEPWDVGEGGYQVGNFPYQWAEWNGKYRDTIRRFWKGEPIVYSELANRLMGSPDLYLGSGRTPFASINYITSHDGFTLQDLVSYNQKHNEANKMDNRDGTDENYSWNCGYEGETNDPNVINCRERQKRNFMITLFISQGVPMLLGGDEISRTQKGNNNAFCQDNEISWYNWDLDETKKAFRNFVRSMIYLRKAHAIFRRRKFFQGRKLLGSPYKDLTWLNLDGTEINEQIWNSPTQTIAFVLAGDAMDEINDRGERVADDTFLIILNGNPNPAKFKVPKIGEKWQLVTWSYDRNPKDGENIVKAEQELEIEGRSALIYKRI; this comes from the coding sequence ATGGCTTTTGTAGAGAGACCTACTAGACCTGGTGAACCATACCCATTAGGTGCAAAAATTACTAAAGATGGAGTCAACTTTGTTTTATTTTCAGAAAACGCGACTTCTGTAGAACTTCTCCTATTTTCTCATGCAGACGATAAGGAACCTAAAGAGGTCATTAAACTCAAAGAAAAAACAGGTGATTTATGGCATGTATTAGTTCCAGGCATAATACCTGGACAACTCTATGCGTACAAAGTAGATGGACCTTATAAGCCAGAACAAGGATTACGATTTAACAAAAACAAAACTTTGATTGATCCTTACGCAAAAGCTTTATCTGGATTCATAAAATGGGATGATTCCTTATTCAGTTACAAGATTGGAGACCCTAATCAAGATTTATCCTTTGATGAAAGAGATTCTACACAATTCATACCTAAATCAATAGTTATATCAGACGAGTTTGACTGGGAAGGAGATAAACCATTAGGTTTAAGAATCCCATGGTCACAAACTATAATTTACGAGACTCACGTTAAAGGATTAACCATAAAGAGAAATGATGTAGAAGAACAATATAGAGGAAAATTCTTAGGATTAGCTTCAAAAAGCATGATATCGTATTTTAAAGATTTAGGGATAACTTCAGTAGAACTTATGCCTATACAACAGTTCGTTAGAGACAAATGGTTAACTGATCAAGGATTAACCAACTATTGGGGGTACAATCCTATAGCTTATTTTGCACCAGATTGTGGATATGCTACTTCTTGCTTAGGACAACAAGTTATTGAATTTAAAAAAATGGTTAAGGAACTTCATTCTGCAGGAATTGAAGTAATAATAGACGTAGTTTATAATCATACTGGAGAAGGGAATCAATTAGGTCCTACTTTGAGTTTTAAGGGAATAGATAATACTTCATATTACATGTTAAACCCTGAAAATCCTAGATTTTACATGGATTTTACTGGTACTGGGAATACTTTGAATCTTAGACATCCAAGAGTCCTTCAAATGGTAATGGATAGCCTAAGATATTGGGTCCAAGAAATGCATGTAGATGGATTTAGATTTGATTTAGCTTCTGCACTAGCTAGAGAATTATATAACGTAAATATGCTTTCAACATTCTTTGTAGCTATTCAACAAGATCCTATACTTTCTAGAGTTAAACTAATTGCAGAACCATGGGACGTAGGAGAAGGAGGATATCAAGTGGGAAATTTCCCTTATCAATGGGCTGAATGGAATGGAAAATATAGGGATACAATAAGGAGATTTTGGAAAGGAGAACCAATAGTTTATTCTGAATTAGCTAACAGATTAATGGGATCTCCAGACCTATATTTAGGATCTGGTAGAACTCCGTTTGCTAGTATAAATTACATTACATCTCATGACGGATTCACGTTACAAGATCTAGTAAGCTATAATCAGAAACATAATGAGGCAAATAAAATGGATAACAGAGATGGGACAGATGAAAATTATAGCTGGAATTGTGGATATGAAGGAGAAACAAATGATCCTAATGTTATAAACTGTAGAGAAAGACAAAAGAGAAACTTCATGATAACATTATTCATAAGTCAAGGAGTTCCTATGCTTTTGGGAGGAGATGAAATAAGTAGAACTCAAAAAGGCAATAATAATGCTTTCTGTCAAGATAATGAAATTTCTTGGTATAATTGGGATTTAGATGAAACTAAAAAAGCATTTAGAAATTTTGTACGATCAATGATTTATTTAAGGAAAGCACACGCAATATTCAGAAGAAGAAAATTCTTCCAAGGAAGAAAATTACTTGGATCGCCATATAAAGACTTAACATGGTTAAATCTGGATGGAACAGAAATAAACGAGCAAATATGGAATTCTCCTACACAAACAATAGCTTTTGTCCTAGCAGGAGACGCTATGGACGAAATTAACGACAGAGGAGAAAGAGTAGCAGATGATACATTTCTAATAATATTAAATGGTAATCCTAATCCAGCAAAGTTTAAAGTTCCAAAAATAGGAGAAAAATGGCAATTAGTTACATGGAGTTACGATAGAAATCCAAAAGATGGAGAAAATATAGTAAAAGCAGAACAAGAATTGGAAATAGAAGGTAGATCAGCATTAATTTATAAGAGGATATAA
- a CDS encoding APC family permease, with product MISKKESIENKLSRKKLSYPELFFLSFGGQAPFISLLTFGTVMIAYVGQLGAFAMLVATLVVLFNGLTVYFLSKRFNRSGGYYIYALYGLSNNLGLETGWSYILYALAYGGTLLSGGAYVLYSITGFNQPILAFIVATFASSLVIMGVKVSAKYATVMSIIEMIAIISLSFIFLHDSGFRFYNPFKLDINSSFLAAVIFGLGIPTGYGSIAPLAKDAEDKLAIGKAAITVLLVGGLLSTFFFYSLGSMNFTGNLVEYLLSRFGIISLLGISFIALNDGTLGGMAYILANSRTFKAMTEDSVFPSIFNKEYKGKPLASELFIAIVFISVLTLMAYFIGLYNTFLSLGAVAGLSNLFIHSSANFSLIRIAHKRSKKHVIELSTAIIALIISVFVLIYSLPGIQVYIQDIFFGWIIFGFLYAEALNIIKEDSKAEKEQ from the coding sequence ATGATATCAAAAAAGGAAAGTATTGAGAACAAATTAAGTAGAAAAAAACTTAGTTATCCTGAATTATTCTTCTTATCATTTGGAGGACAGGCTCCTTTCATTTCCCTATTAACTTTTGGGACTGTTATGATAGCATACGTGGGACAATTAGGAGCTTTTGCAATGTTGGTTGCTACTTTAGTAGTATTATTCAATGGGCTAACTGTATATTTCCTATCAAAGAGGTTCAACAGAAGTGGAGGCTATTACATTTATGCACTTTATGGATTAAGTAATAACTTAGGGTTAGAAACTGGTTGGAGTTATATATTATATGCATTAGCTTATGGTGGAACATTATTATCTGGTGGAGCATATGTATTATATTCGATAACAGGATTTAATCAACCAATTCTTGCGTTTATAGTAGCAACATTTGCCTCGTCATTAGTAATAATGGGAGTAAAAGTATCAGCAAAATATGCTACAGTAATGTCAATAATAGAAATGATAGCAATAATATCCCTATCTTTTATATTTCTTCATGATTCTGGATTTAGATTTTATAATCCTTTTAAATTAGATATTAATTCTTCATTCTTAGCTGCTGTAATATTTGGTTTAGGTATACCTACGGGCTATGGATCTATTGCTCCTTTAGCTAAGGATGCTGAAGATAAGCTAGCTATAGGTAAAGCTGCAATAACAGTACTATTAGTAGGTGGCCTACTAAGTACATTCTTTTTTTACTCTCTAGGTAGCATGAATTTCACCGGTAATTTAGTAGAATACCTTTTATCTAGATTTGGTATAATTTCATTACTAGGCATTTCTTTTATCGCTTTAAATGATGGAACATTAGGTGGAATGGCATACATTTTAGCAAATTCCAGGACTTTTAAAGCTATGACTGAGGATTCAGTTTTCCCGTCGATATTTAATAAGGAGTATAAAGGAAAACCACTTGCATCTGAATTATTTATAGCAATTGTTTTCATTTCAGTGTTAACATTAATGGCATACTTTATAGGACTATACAATACTTTCTTGAGTTTAGGAGCTGTTGCTGGTTTAAGTAATTTATTTATACATTCTTCCGCTAATTTCTCGCTAATTCGTATAGCTCATAAAAGATCTAAAAAACACGTTATTGAGTTATCTACAGCAATAATTGCCCTTATAATATCCGTCTTTGTATTAATTTATTCATTACCAGGAATACAAGTTTATATTCAGGATATATTCTTTGGTTGGATAATTTTTGGATTTTTATATGCAGAAGCATTAAATATTATAAAAGAAGATTCTAAAGCAGAAAAAGAGCAGTAA
- the treZ gene encoding malto-oligosyltrehalose trehalohydrolase, whose translation MRIGANFNGKSTVFSVWAPYVDSLNLVLYQDNKRDEIEIHNKDELGYFTLEIDAKAGDLYSYKINGKEYPDPASRYQPEGVHGRSMIVSQEFNWEDKDWYGISDNPVIYELHVGTFGGDFNGVKNKLDYLKDLGINAIELMPVSQFAGSRNWGYDGVMLYAVQNSYGGPYKLKELINEAHKKGIGVIIDVVYNHVGPEGNYLGVFGPYFSSRYKTPWGPIFNFDEAWSDEVRYYVVQNAVYWIREYHADGLRLDAVHSIFDNSPKHILEEINDAVKRENKNALVIAESDLNDPKIILPKENCGYGIDAQWLDDFHHALHTLLTREHDSYYEDFGDINQLVKAINNAFVYDGIYSRFRKKHHGKKLPDGIPKHKFVIYAQNHDQVGNRKDGKRLISLVGEKALIAPFLYLVLPYIPMIFMGEEYGEENPFLFFTDFSDPVIINGLREGRKRELKEYYYDPQDISTFERSKLSWKINNKFLNMYKELIKLRKEIVKNDGFVAEAIQNCVIVRGNNVIVLASFGECFIPYDGIAKLKYGGVPDRIPGEANIGAGIYYS comes from the coding sequence ATGAGAATAGGAGCTAACTTTAACGGAAAAAGTACGGTTTTCAGCGTATGGGCCCCATATGTAGATTCACTAAATTTAGTTCTATATCAAGATAATAAACGAGACGAAATAGAAATACATAATAAAGACGAATTAGGATATTTTACTTTGGAGATCGATGCTAAAGCTGGAGATTTATATTCATATAAAATTAATGGAAAAGAGTATCCAGATCCTGCTTCTAGGTATCAGCCAGAAGGAGTTCACGGAAGGTCTATGATAGTTTCACAAGAATTCAATTGGGAGGATAAGGATTGGTATGGCATTTCTGATAATCCAGTTATTTATGAACTTCACGTTGGAACTTTTGGTGGGGATTTTAATGGAGTAAAAAACAAATTAGATTACCTAAAAGATCTTGGTATAAATGCAATAGAATTAATGCCAGTATCTCAATTCGCTGGAAGCAGAAATTGGGGATATGATGGAGTCATGTTATATGCTGTTCAAAATAGTTATGGTGGACCGTATAAACTTAAAGAACTTATTAATGAAGCTCACAAAAAAGGTATTGGAGTTATAATTGATGTAGTATATAATCACGTAGGCCCAGAAGGAAATTATCTTGGAGTTTTTGGTCCTTATTTTTCTTCAAGATATAAAACGCCATGGGGTCCTATATTTAATTTTGATGAAGCATGGAGTGATGAAGTAAGATATTATGTAGTTCAAAATGCAGTGTACTGGATTAGAGAATATCATGCTGATGGTTTAAGATTAGACGCAGTGCATAGCATATTTGATAATTCTCCAAAGCATATTTTAGAAGAAATTAACGATGCAGTAAAAAGAGAAAATAAAAACGCATTAGTTATAGCAGAGAGTGATCTGAACGATCCTAAGATAATTTTACCTAAAGAAAATTGTGGTTATGGTATAGATGCTCAATGGTTAGACGATTTTCATCACGCATTACATACTCTTTTAACTAGAGAACACGATTCATACTATGAAGACTTTGGAGACATTAATCAGCTTGTAAAAGCTATAAATAATGCATTTGTATATGATGGGATTTATTCTAGATTTAGAAAAAAGCACCATGGAAAGAAATTACCAGATGGCATTCCTAAACATAAATTTGTAATTTATGCTCAAAATCATGATCAAGTTGGAAATAGAAAGGATGGAAAAAGATTAATATCTCTAGTTGGAGAAAAAGCGTTAATAGCGCCATTTCTTTATTTGGTTTTACCTTATATTCCAATGATTTTTATGGGAGAAGAGTATGGAGAAGAGAATCCTTTCTTATTTTTTACTGATTTTTCTGATCCAGTGATAATTAATGGATTAAGAGAAGGGAGAAAAAGGGAATTAAAAGAATACTATTATGATCCTCAAGATATTTCTACATTTGAAAGATCTAAGTTAAGCTGGAAGATAAATAACAAATTTCTTAATATGTACAAGGAATTAATTAAATTAAGGAAAGAAATAGTCAAAAATGATGGATTTGTAGCTGAAGCAATACAAAATTGTGTTATCGTAAGAGGAAATAATGTGATTGTTTTAGCATCTTTTGGTGAATGTTTTATTCCATATGATGGTATTGCTAAGTTAAAATATGGTGGTGTTCCGGATAGGATACCAGGAGAGGCTAATATAGGTGCAGGAATTTATTATTCATGA